A stretch of DNA from Tautonia rosea:
CCACGGCGATGTCTCGCTCGCCTCGAAGGCTGGCGATCACGGAGGTTGCGACCTCAGGCAAGGAGGTGCCGGCGGCGACGATGGTGAGTCCGATGACCAGCTCGCTGACGCCCAGGAGCCGAGCAAAGGTGACGGCGGACTCGACCAGCCACCTCGACCCGAGGACCAGGAGAGCCAAGCCGACGACCATCAGCAGCACCTGGAACACGAGCTGACCCACTCTCGCGCGGGCCGAACCGGCCCCGTATTCCTTGGCGAACTCCTGCTCGACCTCAAGGCCTTCCTTGCGGCTTTGGCGGACGAGCCAGGCGGTGTAGACGAGGATCAGGGCAAAGAGTCCGAGACCGTCGACGCGGCCGATGCGCTCGTCGAGACCAAGGCCCAGAAGGAGGAAGGACGCCCCGATCAGCAGCGGCACATCAAGCCGGATCAGTTGCCCAGCGACGACCAGGGGGGTGATCAGGGCGGAGAGACCGAGGATGAACAGGATATTAAAGATATTGCTCCCCACGACGTTGCCGAAGGCAAGGTTGGCCTGACCAGAAAGGCTTGCCTGCAACGAAACGGCCAGCTCGGGGGCGCTGGTGCCAAAGGCGACGACCGTGAGGCCGATGACGAGCGGTGAGATCCGCAAGGCCGCCGCCAGGGTCGAGGCCCCCCGAACGAACACTTCAGCCCCGACAACGAGCGCGACCAGGCCGGCAATAAACCAGAGGGCAGTAAGCATAGAGAACGTCCTACGGGACGAAACACGGTTCGTTGGATCGAGAAACGCGATCCATCCTGATGATCACCGGCAATCTTGTCCATGAGCGACTCACTTGCTCCGAGACGATTGCAGGATTCGTGAAGACGGGACCTGCTCGACGCCCGACGAGAGCGCGAGGAACGCCGGGGACGATGGGGAGATCGTGGGGAGCCGGCTTGAGAACCGGAGGGTGTCCGGTGGTGCTGGCCTGTCGGTCGCGAACGCGGAGCATGTGAGAACGCTCCCCCGCGAGTGACTGGGGGAGCGTGTTGATGGAGGAATCAGGCGTGGAGCGAACGGGCGGGATGGAGGGTTAGACCTCGGCCAGCGGTTCGTCGGAATCGCCGAAGGTGTCGAGGTGAATGCCGGCCTTGTCGAGAAGGCTGAGGAAGAGGCTGCACATCTTGCGGTTCGGGGAGTCGAGGTAGTCGAGGACCCGGCCCCCTTTGAGCCGACCACCCGCGCCGCCGAGGGTGATGACGGGGAGCTGGTTTGCCTCGTGGTTGCCGGTGAGCATGCTGGAACAGAAGACGAGCATTGCATTGTCGAGCGCGGTCCGTTCGCCTTCCTGAATGGCGTCGAGCCGTCGGGCGATGTAAGCGACCTGATCGACGAAGAAGCGGTTGACCTTCAGCCAGTCGTCGCTGTCGGTGTGCGAGAGGAGGTGGTGGATCATGTAATCGACACCGAGGTTCGGGAACCGGAGCGAGCTGTGGTCGTTGTTGAGCTTCAAGGTGCAGACGCGGGTGGTGTCGGTCTGGAAGGCAAGGACGAGGATGTCGGCCATGAGGCGCATGTGTTCGCCGATGTCCTGAGGGATTCCGTCGGGGGGTCGGGGGATGTCGGGGGCATCGAGCGAGGGGCGCCAGCCTTGCAGCTCGCCGCGACGGCCGGCGTGTTCGATTCGGGTTTCGACCTCGCGGACCGAGTCGAGGTATTCGTCGAGCTTCTGGCGATCGGAGAGGCTGATCGAGCGACGGAGGTCGCCCGCGTCGGCCAGGACCGAGTCGAGCACGCTTGTGTCGCCGGCGCGGGGCTCATCCTTGAACAGGCGGTCGAAGGCGAGGGCGGGGTAGAGTTCCAGGGGGGTCGGGGTGGTGGGTGAGCTCCACGAAATGTGAGAGCTGTAGAGCATCGAATAGTTCTTGTGTACCGATGGGTTTGACTTCTCGCAACCGAGAACCAGGCTGGGGACCTTCGTGCGATTGCCGACGTGCCGGGCGAGGACCTGATCGACGCTGGTGCCCGATCGGATCTCGCCGCCGGAGGCCAGCGGAGCGCCCGAAAGGAGGTTACCGGTCTGGGAGCTGTGGATGTTTCCTTTCAGGGCCTCGGCATTGTAGAGCCCTCGGAGAAAGAGAAGGGACTCGCGAAAGTCAGTCAGCGGTTGGAGGACGGCGCCCAGCTCCATGTCGCGGCCCTGTCCCCTGGCCCACCACTCCTTGCTGTGGAAGCCGTTGCCGGAGAAGAGGACCGCCAGACGGACGGGAGGTCCCTCGGAGGAGACGGCCTCGGGGACGTCGTCGGCCCAGGTGGGGACCGACTCCAGCCAGGGCAAGGCCATACTGACGCCGACGCCTCGGAGGAAGGTCCGTCGGGAGTGCAGAAGCGGGCTCATCGGTCGACTCCTCGGGCGAAGGATTGGGGAAGGCGATCAGCGCGGCGAGAGGGGATCAGTACACCAGGTCACGTTGACGGAAATGATCATTTATTGAGATTCAGCAGAGGAACGGCCCCGGCCGCGGATCTCGCGGAACTGGGGGCTGCGCACGATGGTTTCGATGGCGGCCGATACGCGTTCATCATGCGCCTTGAGTTGGCGCTGCATTTCGTCGAGCAGGGGTTCGTCGGAGAGCAAGACGCCTCGGCCGAGGGCATAGCCGAGCAGCTTCCGGCAGAACTGGCGGACGAAGTCGTCGCGTCGGGCGGTCAGGAGGTACTGGCGCAGGCCGTCGAGGCCGTCGATTTCGGTCTGATCGGGCAGGACGGTCCGGGTGTCGACGGGACGATCGGCCAGGTCGAACGCTCGGGATCGGCCGATGGCGTCGAAGCCTTCGAGGGCGAAGCCGAAGGGGTCGATGCGGGCGTGGCAGCCGGAGCATCGGGGGTCCTGGGTGTGGCGCTCGACAAGTTCTCGGACGGTCAGGCCGTCGGTGTCGGTCTCGTCGTCGGGCAGGTCGGGAACGTCGCTCGGGGGATTCGGGAGGGGTTCGCCGAGCAGGACCTCGGAGATCCAGATGCCCCGGAGGATGGGGCTGGTCCGCGAGGCTCCCGACTGCTTCGCGAGGGTTGCGCCGAGGCCGAGGATGCCTCCTCGGTCGAAGCGTCGGATGCCGTCGACCCGTTGCCAATCGGGGTCGTTGATGCCGTCGATGCCGTAGTGACGGGCAAGCTCATTGTTCAAGAAGGTGTAATCGGCGTCGAGGAGGGCCGAGACAGGGCGATCGTTGCGGAACAGGTCGGTGAAGAAACGAATCGTTTCCTCGTACATTGCCGGTCGAAGCGCGGCGAAGGTGGGGAAATGCCGCTCGCTTTTCTCATCAAGCGAAGGGAAGTCGTAGACCTGGAGCCATTGGCAGGCGAACTCCTCGGCCAGGCGGCGGACCCGGTCGTCGTCGAGCATGCGGCGGGCCTCGGCGGCGAGAACGTCGGGGTCGGTCAGGTCGCCTGAGGCGGCCTGGGAGCGAAGCGGCTCGTCGGGAACGGAGGCCCAGAGGAAATAGCTCAATCGACTCGCCAGCTCCCAGTTGGAGAGGGGAGCGGTTCCCTCGACCGGCGGTGCCTGCTCGACCCGGTAGAGGAAACTCGGAGCAATGAAGATGCGAGCGAGCGTGAGGCGGAAGGCGTCG
This window harbors:
- a CDS encoding DUF1552 domain-containing protein; amino-acid sequence: MSPLLHSRRTFLRGVGVSMALPWLESVPTWADDVPEAVSSEGPPVRLAVLFSGNGFHSKEWWARGQGRDMELGAVLQPLTDFRESLLFLRGLYNAEALKGNIHSSQTGNLLSGAPLASGGEIRSGTSVDQVLARHVGNRTKVPSLVLGCEKSNPSVHKNYSMLYSSHISWSSPTTPTPLELYPALAFDRLFKDEPRAGDTSVLDSVLADAGDLRRSISLSDRQKLDEYLDSVREVETRIEHAGRRGELQGWRPSLDAPDIPRPPDGIPQDIGEHMRLMADILVLAFQTDTTRVCTLKLNNDHSSLRFPNLGVDYMIHHLLSHTDSDDWLKVNRFFVDQVAYIARRLDAIQEGERTALDNAMLVFCSSMLTGNHEANQLPVITLGGAGGRLKGGRVLDYLDSPNRKMCSLFLSLLDKAGIHLDTFGDSDEPLAEV
- a CDS encoding calcium/sodium antiporter; the protein is MLTALWFIAGLVALVVGAEVFVRGASTLAAALRISPLVIGLTVVAFGTSAPELAVSLQASLSGQANLAFGNVVGSNIFNILFILGLSALITPLVVAGQLIRLDVPLLIGASFLLLGLGLDERIGRVDGLGLFALILVYTAWLVRQSRKEGLEVEQEFAKEYGAGSARARVGQLVFQVLLMVVGLALLVLGSRWLVESAVTFARLLGVSELVIGLTIVAAGTSLPEVATSVIASLRGERDIAVGNVIGSCLFNILCVLGLSAAIAPQGVSVPSAALWFDLPVMVAVSVACLPIFASGHRIARWEGALFLGYYVAYTIHLIFAALETGWLSPFRVLMVAFVIPLTVITLAVVAVREWRARAAEV